The DNA region AATCTCACCTAGTGAGATAAGGCTTTTGTGGTTTATCTTGATTGTGGAGTAAATGAAAGGTCATGTTTGACCCTGGAATAATTCATTGTTTCTCTTGTTATTCATTTTTGGTATTAGGAATTTATTGGGTCCTTTGTTTGACTCTTTAGTAGTTTAGTCTTAGTGGAGGAATGGGAAGGGAATATTCTATGCTATACTTGGTCTGACATATCAGACAACATAAGAAGAGTCAGTGCTACATCATGgtaataattaagtttttcacttataaactttacttttttgtttccaTAATAGTTTACAATATGTTGGTCTAATCTTGAATCTTCTATGTCTTTTCACATTTGTATCATATTGACCTGTTTTTCCATGTAGACTGGCTGAATGGATTGTTCCCTGATTTCTTTATTTCGTTTTCCTATCAAGCAGCTTTCATTCCAAATGTGGACGAACCAGATGCAGGAAACATTGAACTCAAAGAAGAAAGGGGACGCTGCTTTTCGGCACAAGGATTTTAAAACTGCAATTGATAGCTATACGATGGTCAGTAATTTTCTTGGCACTTGGTTAATTGAAGAGTGACTCAGTTGCACTTTTGGTCCTCCTATTTTCTCAATTTCATGAATTTTGTTCCTCTCACTTTTTTGGGGTGAATTTGATCCCTACtattttaattgtgtttttgGTCCCATCTATTAACTTAATATCCAATATTTAACGAAAATATTGGCGTTGCAGTGCAGTAGAGTGTCACGTCAACATGATTGTGCTGATGTGGCAGTGCATTAGAATGTCATCtacatttcttttaaatattgaatGTTGAGTTAACATATGGACCaaaattgtacaattaaaaagtGGCGGGATCAAATTTGCAAAAAATGGGGGATGGAATTCGCAAAATTGAGAAAGAAAGGGGACTAAAAGTGCAATTAAGTCTTGATGAATATACAAAATTACTTGCGCTCTCTCCTGGCTTGGCGGATTTGATAACAGGACTGGATCTGTTTGAGATGTTGAATTCATaaggctaaaatatgttttcgatccctaataaatatccaaattttgtgtttgctcCTTGATAAGTTTTTTCTTTGCATTGAGTCCCTAataaaacaacttttttttatctttgatgtttttttaattcttgataAATTAAcgaattttgtgttttctttttgatgaaaaaaatcatttgttattAGTCTTTTTCGAATGGactaataacaaaagaaaaaaaaatatcaggtagaaaacacaaaatttgttaatttatagggactaaaaaagagtgctaaggactaaaaacaatttttttgtttaattagggAGCAAGAACAAAGAAAAACTTTATTAAGGACAAAACATAAACTTCAGATATTTATTAGGATcacaaacaaacatattttagccaATTCATTATATAAGATGGTAATTTTCCTTTCTGAACAAGGAAAGAAAgtgatacaattcaaatattGAAAAGTTAAAAGCTATGTTTTATAACCTTGCAGACTAGATTGGTATACAAAATAAAGAcatgcagtttttttttttcggtaaatgttagtttgttagttttgttaaaaaTGTTAGTTGGGGGATCATGCATGATTTTACTTTTACAAACTCTATCTGTAACTCATTATAGACTTTTGAATCCACAACCTCTCCCTCTTCCCTTCACCATTTTCAACCACTGGATCCATCTTATATCTCCTAATAAAGACATGTTGTGAATAGTcttgaaatatattttcattatataatgAGTTTCATTTATGAATAACCTATGTTCAAAATATATCATAGATTTTGGATCTGTTACGATTTGTGTGCCACTGATGATTTCGTTGTGTAACACAGTTCATTGATGTTGGAACCATGGTTTCTCCAACGATTTATGCACGTCGTAGTCTATGTTATCTGATGAGCAATATGCCCGATGAAGCACTTAATGATGCGATGCAAGCACAAGTAATATCCCCCGTTTGGTACATTGCGTTTTATTTACAAGCTGTTGCTCTTTTAGCACTGGGCAAGGAGAATGATGCCCAGGTGCCACTTAAAGAGGGTTCTTCgcttgaaaataaaaagaacacaaATTAGTTGAGTTCGTTGACCAAaccttgctttctttttcctgaAGATAACTTACATAGAACATGTGCTGGTTTCTCAATGTTGCAAGGGGCTCCAGTTCCTTATCGGACAAATTGTATTGCATGGAATAGAGTGGTTTATTATACTTGTGCATGACTGGTTCATTGGTTGCCTAGAAGCATTCTTTTGCACAGACTAGAGTCACCATAAGTTATACAGTATGTATTTGCACTAGGGTTCTCTTTTTGTTGTTTAGTCAGCTATGTTAGCATAAAGGTCATGGGAAGGATTTGAGAAacttttgggagagagttgtgtatGTAAAGGTTCACTTGTCAGTGTATGTCAGCATTTGTTGGGTAAACAGCAGATGTTGTTGTTGTGCTTGTAATTTAATGTACAGAACAATTGCTTATGGTTACTGCGTCGACATGAAATAGgttgtttttgtattttgtattgaTATTGGTTTTGCATctaataaattcttttaatcttttccgTGCTATAATCTCTCCATGCTGAGTTTGCCTGATAAAAACGCATGTCTTCAATTGTAATAATCTTCaattgtaaaaaacaaaaatataaaatttaatttaataaataagtaattttaaaatcaattaaaaaaattatataatataatatttatattttataatattttaaattaaaaaaaacaaaaaagagagagaaagtttCAAATAGTGcatattagaaattaaattacatagtgtagattgagaaaaaatagaaaagagaaggtgtgtttatgaaaaaaaaattatatttcgtACCATTGAGCTTTTccgttaattaaaatatgtcatCTTTATATCGTCCTGTGTGGAACTATGCCCCAAGACATCATAATTCATAATGCATGTTTCCTCTATTACTTTTTATAAGACATGATATTTCCTACTTTATTTGTTCCTAATCAACACTTAGGATAGATAACAGTCCAAGCTTCATAGTCTGaaataaatatctaaaaataaagttataacTAAAAAAGAGTCCAAATAGGTGACCTCTTGATTTGCAATCAAATGCTCTACCACTAAACGATAAAcccatttgatattttaatcatCGATAATATACTAGATTTGCAAGCCAgaaacaaaattcatttttgagaaGAAGCCTATTGTTCCAGGGGAAGTTGTGCGTAAGGCCATGATGGAAAGCAGTTGCAAACGTTCAAGCTTGTTTATGAGGAATCTAGGATCCACTGCTGAGCTATGTATGAACCCATTTGATgttttaaaatcaataatattctatttaatgaaaatgttactttggaaaagaaaaaaattaatacaaaggGCCCAACCGGGTTCGAACCGGTGACCTCTTGATCTGCAGTCAAATGCTCTACCACTGAGCTATGGACCCAAGTTACTGTCAGAGGCAGATTTTAACAAATAGATAGTAATTGTTCAATTGTTTATTGTGAAAATCTACATATATGAAAAGGTTGGACTGGCAATGATGTAAATTtccatttaaataataattaattttggggttttaaataatttacttGTTAATTTAGTATGAATTTGAAACTATTAAAGAGAATAGTTAAAATTTTTGTATATGATTAATTTTCCACTAATTACATCAATCATTGACATGGACAAGAGAAGACATAAAAGGTGCAAAACAAAAGTCATAAAGTAGCATTAACAAACAAAACCCACAACAAgcaaataagaaagaaagaaaatccgtAAAAATTTGACTTGAGGCCACCACACCTTGCAAGATAGACATATATAACACACCGTATGGCATATACAAAGGGTTTTCTCATGCAGCCATGGCTTCGTCCTCGTCCTCGTCCTCGTGGTCATCGACGGCGGTGGCATCTTGATACTGTTGATACTCGGCCACCAAGTCATTCATGTTGCTCTCAGCCTCAGTAAACTCCATCTCATCCATTCCCTCGCCAGTGTACCAATGCAAGAAGGCCTTTCTCTTGAACATGACCGTGAACTGCTCGGAGACGCGGCGAAACATCTCCTGAATGGAGGTGGAGTTCCCcatgaaggtggaggacatggACAAACCCGTGGGAGGGATGTCGCAGACGCTGGACTTGACGTTGTTCGGGATCCACTCCACGAAGTAGGAGGAGTTCTTGTTCTGTACGTTGATCATCTGCTGGTCCACTTCCTTGGTGCTCATCTTGCCGCGGAACATGGCGGACGCCGTCAGGTACCTGCCGTGGCGGGGATCGGCGGCGCACATCATGTTCCGGGCGTCCCACATTTGCTGGGTGAGTTCCGGGATTGTGAGGGACCGATACTGCTGGGAGCCGCGGGATGTGAGGGGCGCGAAGCCGACCATGAAGAAGTGGAGGCGAGGGAAGGGGATGAGGTTCACGGCGAGTTTGCGGAGGTCGGAGTTCAGCTGCCCTGGGAAGCGGAGACAGCACGTTACTCCGCTCATTGTTGTTGAGATCAAGTGGTTCAGATCACCAACTGCAATTGTTAAAGCACACACACATTACTCCCTCCCTCTATAATGAATCATGTGGGCTTGAGAATACTTACAACTTGGATTTGTGAGCTTGAGTGTTCGGAAACAGATATCGTAGAGTGCCTCATTATCGAGGACCATGCATTCATCCGCATTCTCAACTAGTTGATGAACAGAGAGAGTGGCATTGTAGGGTTCAACCACAGTGTCAGAGACCTTCGGGGACGGGAACACTGAGAAAGTCAACATCATCCTATCCGGATACTCTTCTCTGATCTTTGAGATAAGCAAGGTACCCATTCCAGACCCAGTTCCACCTCCCAGTGAGTGACAAATTTGGAACCCTGTTGATCATCAAACAAACAATTCTCATATGCATAACTTAGATGTACttctatttctttattattttcctaTTAGAATTAGAGTTTCTTCTCAGTAATTCACACAATAACATATGCTACTAGgtaaaactctaattttgattGAGGATCAGaacaaaaaagtatttaagGGACTGTAAAAAGGACAAATCTATGATACAATTCTTTAGGTGATTTTCATGTTGCCCTTCAATCAGAACTACTGAACTAGAGTATTATTATAGTTGCCTTACAACAAAACACATGTTACTAAGATGAAacttttattttagtaaaagaaCAACATGAAATGAAGTTAAGGtactacatatatattttgttacaaAAAAGGTGAAACTACTACTCTCTAATTAAAGAATAAGATGAAAAGTAGTTGGTTAACTGCAtctaaatttatgaatttacTAAGAACTTGAATTAACTAActttaaaaaagagagagagaagaattaACTAAGCAAGTAGTAGTACCCTGCAAGCAGTCACAATTCTCAGCTTCTTTTCGAACAACATCAAGAACTGAATCAATAAGCTCAGCTCCCTCAGTGTAATGCCCTTTAGCCCAGTTGTTACCAGCTCCATTTTGGCCGAACACGAAGTT from Glycine soja cultivar W05 chromosome 8, ASM419377v2, whole genome shotgun sequence includes:
- the LOC114421008 gene encoding tubulin beta-1 chain — protein: MREILHVQAGQCGNQIGGKFWEVMCDEHGIDATGNYVGNFHLQLERVNVYYNEASGGRYVPRAVLMDLEPGTMDSLRSGPFGKIFRPDNFVFGQNGAGNNWAKGHYTEGAELIDSVLDVVRKEAENCDCLQGFQICHSLGGGTGSGMGTLLISKIREEYPDRMMLTFSVFPSPKVSDTVVEPYNATLSVHQLVENADECMVLDNEALYDICFRTLKLTNPSFGDLNHLISTTMSGVTCCLRFPGQLNSDLRKLAVNLIPFPRLHFFMVGFAPLTSRGSQQYRSLTIPELTQQMWDARNMMCAADPRHGRYLTASAMFRGKMSTKEVDQQMINVQNKNSSYFVEWIPNNVKSSVCDIPPTGLSMSSTFMGNSTSIQEMFRRVSEQFTVMFKRKAFLHWYTGEGMDEMEFTEAESNMNDLVAEYQQYQDATAVDDHEDEDEDEAMAA